One Prolixibacteraceae bacterium DNA segment encodes these proteins:
- the rffA gene encoding dTDP-4-amino-4,6-dideoxygalactose transaminase encodes MTGQEVQYIKEAVEEGHLSGNGIFTQWCQQFLESRLKCNKVLLTNSCTAALEMSALLLNIKPGDEVIVPSFTFVSTALAFVRQGANIRFVDSEETTPNIDPLLIESQITHKTKALVVVHYAGVACQMKRIMEIAQKHNLFVIEDAAQAIDSYYQGKALGTIGHLSTFSFHETKNIQCGEGGFLAINEPLLAERAEIIWEKGTNRAKFFRGEIDKYNWVDTGSSFLPSDMQAAFLKAQLESIDTIQKQRIHISEKYEHLLNPLVLKKKIKTLHIAKDATNNGHIFYILCRDLEERTALISHLKEANIQAVFHYLGLHNSPFIKRSQTPQTESFYECSKYADTLLRLPLYYELKDQEVVRVAETILDFYE; translated from the coding sequence ATGACTGGACAAGAGGTCCAATATATAAAGGAGGCTGTAGAGGAAGGACATTTAAGCGGCAATGGAATATTTACCCAATGGTGTCAACAATTTTTAGAATCTCGCTTAAAATGCAATAAAGTACTTCTCACCAATAGCTGTACTGCCGCACTCGAAATGAGTGCTCTTCTACTAAATATAAAACCAGGAGACGAAGTCATTGTCCCCTCGTTTACATTTGTCTCGACCGCTTTGGCTTTTGTTAGACAAGGAGCCAATATACGTTTTGTGGATAGTGAGGAAACAACTCCAAACATAGATCCTCTCCTTATAGAGTCGCAAATCACCCACAAAACCAAAGCATTGGTTGTCGTGCATTATGCAGGAGTAGCATGCCAAATGAAGAGGATAATGGAGATTGCACAAAAACACAACCTTTTCGTTATTGAGGATGCAGCTCAAGCCATCGATTCATATTATCAAGGAAAAGCTTTAGGAACTATTGGACATCTTTCTACCTTCTCTTTTCACGAGACAAAAAATATCCAATGTGGAGAAGGTGGTTTTCTTGCAATCAATGAACCTTTGCTTGCCGAGAGAGCAGAAATAATATGGGAAAAAGGAACCAATAGAGCCAAGTTTTTTCGAGGAGAGATAGACAAATACAATTGGGTCGACACAGGATCCTCTTTTTTACCTTCGGATATGCAAGCGGCATTTCTCAAAGCACAATTAGAGTCGATTGACACCATTCAAAAGCAAAGAATACACATTTCAGAAAAATATGAACACCTACTAAATCCTCTCGTATTAAAGAAGAAGATAAAGACATTGCATATTGCAAAAGATGCAACAAATAATGGTCATATTTTTTACATCTTATGCCGTGATTTAGAAGAGAGGACAGCCCTTATTTCACATCTAAAAGAAGCGAATATCCAGGCAGTATTTCATTATCTAGGTCTACACAATAGCCCATTTATCAAGAGATCTCAGACTCCGCAAACAGAGAGTTTTTATGAATGTTCGAAATATGCTGACACCCTTCTACGACTACCTCTTTATTATGAATTGAAGGACCAAGAAGTTGTACGTGTTGCAGAAACGATATTAGATTTTTATGAATAA
- a CDS encoding TDP-N-acetylfucosamine:lipid II N-acetylfucosaminyltransferase codes for MNNKILHLAMDEKFIDASNWLFEQAFPEENDLIITVKNPNQSLKHVTLTKNTRIVSLRYLLKEILPLLPKYDCVILHSLPFQFAQIVLASPNTCFVWAYFGFEVYRNQEMGLLEKYGQKTQLLCKTTIQDKIHQHIRNLYYRLKYKLPSSDNAVRLAAKHIDFFATQIREEHEMLCNHHIIGETSRWMNFSYYPIEFILEKICNESIQGENILVGNSAFHSNNHLEVFDMLRNIFLSADQQIIVPLSYGDDHYASQIHKEGSTIFGDKFTPLLNFMPLAEYNQIVQQCGYVIMNHYRQQAMGNIIISLWLGAKLFLDTRNNIYHFFKRIGITLFEMKELKKESSLTTPLTKAQKEKNREILKQHLSTEQIIQSLQQHLNPRVTISN; via the coding sequence ATGAATAACAAGATTTTACATCTAGCTATGGACGAAAAGTTTATCGATGCCTCTAATTGGCTTTTCGAACAGGCTTTTCCTGAGGAGAATGATCTCATTATAACAGTAAAGAACCCCAACCAATCGCTCAAACATGTGACTCTTACAAAAAACACCCGTATTGTTTCACTCAGATATTTACTAAAAGAAATACTCCCCCTTCTCCCTAAATATGATTGCGTCATACTTCATAGTCTCCCATTTCAGTTTGCTCAAATTGTACTGGCCTCACCCAATACATGTTTTGTATGGGCATATTTTGGATTCGAAGTATACCGAAATCAGGAGATGGGATTGTTAGAAAAATATGGACAAAAAACACAACTTCTATGTAAAACGACCATCCAGGATAAAATACATCAACATATTCGAAACTTATACTATCGCTTGAAATATAAACTCCCCTCATCAGACAATGCCGTGAGGTTGGCAGCAAAACATATTGATTTTTTTGCAACTCAGATTAGAGAAGAGCACGAAATGCTATGCAACCACCACATCATTGGAGAAACATCTAGATGGATGAACTTTAGTTACTATCCTATTGAGTTCATTCTAGAAAAAATATGTAATGAATCGATTCAAGGAGAAAATATACTTGTGGGGAACTCTGCCTTTCATAGCAATAACCACCTAGAAGTATTTGATATGCTTCGAAACATTTTCCTTTCAGCAGACCAACAAATTATTGTCCCTCTAAGTTATGGAGATGACCACTATGCATCACAGATCCATAAAGAAGGATCAACTATTTTTGGAGATAAATTCACACCCTTGCTTAATTTTATGCCTCTAGCCGAGTATAACCAAATAGTACAGCAATGTGGTTATGTGATCATGAACCACTATAGACAACAAGCCATGGGAAATATCATTATTTCTTTATGGTTGGGAGCCAAACTTTTTTTAGATACTAGAAACAATATCTATCATTTTTTTAAGAGAATTGGTATTACACTATTTGAAATGAAAGAATTAAAAAAAGAGAGTAGTCTAACCACCCCTCTAACAAAAGCACAAAAAGAGAAAAATAGAGAGATCCTAAAGCAACATCTATCTACAGAGCAGATCATTCAGTCCTTACAGCAACACCTAAACCCTAGAGTTACTATTTCAAATTAA
- a CDS encoding DUF2027 domain-containing protein, translated as MKIRIGDKVKFLNDIGGGTVVSIESSKMVNVENEDGFEIPVMVNELVVSNAMQEADLSEEEEDENVAIEEEEDWRYQEELPDLKGFVEINVQEDNLDPEYYMALIPNAPESPIHKGLQLFLVNDSNHTLLFHFSKQDGSYYETIETGTLEPNMRFNLMEMKERDFEKKPTFAFQVIPFRKRNQELPPFLHREIAIDPVKLHKKGAFVSNEFFTKDAHLIRLNEAPTNEVEEALENISIKEVKKAIREQGDLKRPKHMMGAIVSQNLDLKEVDLHIDALLDNTNGLSKSEMLRHQIEAFNKEMESAIKDKIKRIIFIHGKGNGTLKTQLYKEHRKRYIKYKIQDASFQKYGYGASLIILRK; from the coding sequence ATGAAAATACGCATTGGTGACAAAGTGAAATTCCTCAACGACATAGGTGGAGGTACTGTAGTCTCTATCGAAAGCAGTAAAATGGTCAACGTAGAGAATGAAGATGGTTTCGAAATACCAGTGATGGTAAACGAGCTAGTGGTTTCGAATGCTATGCAAGAGGCTGACTTAAGTGAAGAGGAGGAAGACGAGAATGTAGCAATAGAGGAGGAAGAAGACTGGAGGTATCAAGAAGAACTTCCTGATCTAAAAGGGTTTGTAGAAATCAATGTACAAGAAGACAATCTGGATCCGGAATACTACATGGCTCTAATTCCCAACGCCCCAGAATCACCCATACATAAAGGGTTACAACTCTTTCTTGTAAACGACTCAAACCATACCCTTCTTTTCCATTTCTCCAAACAAGATGGAAGTTATTATGAGACGATTGAGACTGGTACATTAGAGCCGAACATGCGATTTAATTTAATGGAGATGAAAGAGAGAGACTTTGAAAAGAAACCAACTTTCGCTTTTCAAGTCATCCCTTTTAGAAAAAGAAATCAGGAGCTTCCTCCTTTCCTTCATCGAGAGATAGCTATAGATCCTGTGAAGCTTCATAAGAAAGGGGCATTTGTTTCCAATGAATTTTTCACCAAAGATGCGCATCTTATTCGATTAAATGAAGCACCTACCAATGAAGTGGAGGAAGCGCTTGAAAACATCTCTATTAAAGAGGTTAAGAAGGCCATCAGAGAACAAGGAGATTTAAAACGTCCGAAACATATGATGGGAGCTATCGTCTCTCAGAATCTAGACCTTAAAGAGGTTGATCTACATATCGATGCTCTATTAGATAATACCAATGGCTTATCAAAGAGTGAAATGTTACGACATCAGATAGAGGCATTTAACAAAGAGATGGAGTCCGCGATTAAAGATAAAATAAAACGTATCATCTTCATTCATGGAAAAGGAAATGGGACGCTTAAAACACAACTATATAAAGAACATCGTAAACGCTATATAAAGTATAAGATTCAAGATGCTTCATTTCAAAAATATGGTTATGGAGCTTCTCTGATCATTCTAAGAAAATAA
- a CDS encoding bifunctional 5,10-methylene-tetrahydrofolate dehydrogenase/5,10-methylene-tetrahydrofolate cyclohydrolase (catalyzes the formation of 5,10-methenyltetrahydrofolate from 5,10-methylenetetrahydrofolate and subsequent formation of 10-formyltetrahydrofolate from 5,10-methenyltetrahydrofolate): MIRLDGKQTSVALKNEIAEEVAKRKEQGLKQPHLAAILVGNNGASETYVANKVKACKEVGFKSSLIRYETSVSEEELLSRIDKINQDQDIDGLIVQLPLPDHISEEKVTERINPNKDVDGFHPQNMGRLALGSPCYVSATPHGIMELISRYNIETSGKKCVVIGRSNIVGRPMSILMSQKGIDATVTLCHSRTVGLKEICLEADIIIAALGKAEFLKADMVKEGATIIDVGITRVPSDKTKSGWKLLGDVDFENVAPKCSFITPVPGGVGPMTIASLLYNTLMSAKNEIYK; encoded by the coding sequence ATGATACGATTAGATGGAAAGCAGACTTCTGTTGCACTCAAAAACGAGATCGCAGAAGAGGTAGCAAAGCGTAAAGAGCAAGGGCTGAAGCAGCCACATTTGGCAGCCATCCTAGTTGGGAACAATGGGGCTAGCGAAACCTATGTGGCAAACAAAGTAAAGGCTTGTAAAGAGGTCGGATTCAAATCCTCCTTGATACGTTATGAGACCTCTGTTAGCGAAGAGGAACTTCTTTCAAGAATTGATAAAATTAACCAAGATCAAGATATCGATGGGCTAATTGTACAACTTCCTCTCCCAGATCATATCTCAGAAGAGAAGGTTACCGAACGTATCAATCCAAATAAAGACGTCGATGGATTCCATCCTCAAAACATGGGACGTTTGGCTCTTGGATCTCCTTGCTATGTCTCGGCAACTCCTCATGGTATTATGGAACTTATTTCACGATACAATATTGAGACTTCTGGCAAGAAATGTGTCGTAATTGGACGTAGTAATATCGTAGGTCGTCCGATGAGTATCTTGATGTCTCAGAAAGGAATCGACGCCACAGTAACCCTTTGTCATAGTAGAACAGTGGGACTTAAAGAGATCTGTTTAGAAGCTGATATTATCATTGCAGCACTTGGAAAAGCCGAATTTCTAAAAGCAGATATGGTTAAAGAGGGCGCTACAATTATCGATGTAGGAATTACTCGTGTACCTTCTGATAAAACAAAGTCTGGTTGGAAACTTCTTGGAGATGTTGACTTTGAGAATGTCGCACCGAAATGTAGCTTTATCACTCCTGTACCAGGAGGCGTTGGACCGATGACCATTGCTTCGCTACTATACAACACCTTAATGTCCGCAAAAAACGAAATATACAAATAA
- a CDS encoding lipase family protein: MRSKINLLLYIFIFSITSSLFTACSKEEVKTPTLYDSSSLIENVDKETTRGLLALNPVVGKNAAEMPLLDIKVYRIVYNTTNYDGKQVKASGALLVPNIDKPLTIISYQHGTIWNESDAPSEYNTGKEIKMLATPLASMGYAVVVPDYIGYGASSDYIHPYEHAETLAKSSFDMLQAAKAFLKEKNVALNNKLVITGYSEGGSATMALHKYMEENSNEAITLSIPASGAYNKTEANKLFAQEKAPSLMTKYFLWIVNTYKTIYQIDTPWTEMLNAPYGEMMNKLNTNFELQYKKVQTIPQALLSKSFIEALTTGNNPQISNAVKDNDRWQWVPKQPMMVFYSSSDNIVNPINSITAIQYMQSQGAPVQAVKVDGYNHYQAFGAYMATLFKVLPMYQ, from the coding sequence ATGCGAAGCAAAATAAATTTATTGCTATACATCTTTATCTTCTCTATTACATCTTCACTCTTTACTGCATGTAGCAAAGAGGAGGTAAAGACCCCTACTTTATATGACTCATCATCTCTTATTGAGAATGTGGATAAAGAGACTACAAGAGGACTACTTGCACTAAATCCTGTAGTAGGAAAAAATGCAGCAGAGATGCCTCTTCTAGACATTAAAGTATATAGAATTGTCTACAATACGACCAACTACGATGGGAAACAAGTAAAAGCTTCTGGTGCTCTTTTAGTTCCAAATATAGACAAACCTCTGACAATCATCTCATACCAACATGGAACGATATGGAATGAGAGTGATGCTCCTTCTGAGTATAATACAGGGAAAGAGATCAAGATGTTAGCAACTCCTCTTGCTAGTATGGGATATGCTGTAGTAGTTCCTGACTATATTGGATATGGTGCATCATCAGATTATATCCATCCATATGAACATGCCGAGACGTTAGCAAAAAGCTCTTTTGACATGTTGCAAGCAGCCAAAGCATTCTTAAAAGAAAAGAATGTTGCACTCAATAACAAACTAGTGATCACAGGATATTCTGAGGGAGGTTCTGCAACCATGGCACTTCACAAGTATATGGAAGAGAACAGCAACGAAGCAATCACATTGAGTATTCCTGCTTCTGGTGCCTACAATAAAACAGAGGCAAACAAACTATTTGCTCAAGAGAAAGCACCATCTCTAATGACCAAATATTTTCTTTGGATTGTGAACACCTATAAGACTATTTATCAAATCGATACTCCTTGGACAGAGATGTTAAACGCCCCTTATGGAGAGATGATGAACAAACTTAATACAAATTTCGAATTGCAATATAAAAAGGTTCAAACCATTCCACAGGCACTTCTGAGTAAATCGTTCATTGAAGCATTGACAACAGGAAATAATCCTCAAATATCTAATGCAGTAAAAGATAACGATCGATGGCAATGGGTTCCAAAACAACCAATGATGGTTTTTTATAGCAGTTCCGACAATATTGTGAACCCAATTAATTCAATCACTGCAATTCAATACATGCAGTCACAAGGCGCTCCAGTACAAGCAGTCAAAGTAGACGGGTATAATCATTATCAAGCTTTTGGAGCATATATGGCAACGCTATTTAAAGTACTACCAATGTATCAATAA
- a CDS encoding nitroreductase family protein — MNSTIDTILQRVSVRTFKEDKVPREDLELIIKAAMAAPTAVNKQPWEFVVIDNTALLFELGSLLPYAKMTKFAPAAIVVCGNQKNMLDGWEESFWIQDCSAATQNILLAIESLNYGAVWTAVYPDISRIHIVKRILELPEHIVPLNVIPLGVPDQKSSSKDKYDESKIHINKW, encoded by the coding sequence ATGAATTCAACCATTGATACGATTTTACAAAGAGTGAGTGTACGCACTTTTAAAGAGGATAAGGTTCCAAGAGAAGATCTAGAACTTATCATTAAAGCAGCAATGGCAGCACCTACAGCTGTAAATAAACAACCTTGGGAGTTTGTAGTGATCGATAATACAGCACTTCTTTTCGAACTAGGGTCTCTTCTCCCCTATGCCAAGATGACTAAATTTGCCCCTGCGGCAATTGTTGTATGTGGAAATCAGAAGAATATGCTAGATGGCTGGGAAGAGTCTTTTTGGATACAAGACTGTAGTGCCGCAACCCAAAATATATTACTTGCTATCGAATCTTTAAATTATGGTGCTGTATGGACCGCCGTCTACCCAGACATCAGTAGAATACATATCGTAAAACGAATCTTAGAGCTTCCTGAACATATCGTCCCTCTCAATGTGATTCCTCTTGGAGTACCAGATCAAAAGAGTAGCTCAAAAGATAAATATGATGAATCAAAAATCCATATCAACAAATGGTAA
- a CDS encoding MATE family efflux transporter: MQDLTKGNESRLLLTFVWPLILANIFQNLYNVVDSAIVGNFIGKQALASVGASFPIIYTLISLIIGVGSGASIVVSQYFGAKDNEKVKRTIDTVFIFFLGASFLITLIGIPLAPSIFRLMDLPAELQDSAVDYIQIYLSGIFVFFSFSGISSILRGLGDSKTPLKYMVFSTILNVVLDILFIVVFGWGIKGVAFATILSQAFALIGAIVHLNRTHDIIRLTFRRYHFDVTIFKEAVRIGLPTGLQQAFVAIGMMIMMRLVNGFGTNTVAAYAAAMRIDAFVKMPALTFASGLSSFVGQNLGAKLEGRARKGLKSTVFVSGAYCLIVAILIYLFGENVMSWFTKDPEVISIGYNYLWICSLMYWAFSLMFSFIGFLRGAGATLVPMYITLINLWIIRIPLAIFLSKSYGIMGLWSSFPISWVLGALGAGGYFFSNRWRGKIAK; the protein is encoded by the coding sequence ATGCAAGATCTAACGAAAGGGAATGAGTCGAGATTGCTACTTACATTTGTTTGGCCTCTTATTCTTGCTAATATTTTCCAGAACCTGTATAATGTGGTGGATAGTGCCATTGTTGGTAATTTTATTGGTAAACAGGCATTGGCTTCGGTGGGTGCCTCTTTCCCCATCATATATACACTGATCTCTTTAATCATTGGAGTGGGGTCTGGAGCTTCTATCGTAGTAAGTCAATATTTTGGTGCGAAGGATAATGAAAAGGTAAAGCGTACAATTGATACGGTATTTATTTTTTTCTTGGGTGCTTCATTCTTGATTACCCTTATTGGTATTCCATTGGCTCCATCTATTTTTCGATTAATGGATCTGCCAGCAGAACTTCAGGACAGTGCCGTGGATTATATCCAGATATATCTTTCAGGAATATTTGTTTTCTTCTCTTTTAGTGGAATATCTTCTATTTTGCGGGGACTAGGGGACTCGAAAACACCTCTTAAGTATATGGTTTTCTCTACCATTTTAAATGTGGTTCTAGATATACTCTTTATTGTCGTTTTTGGATGGGGAATTAAGGGAGTTGCTTTTGCTACAATTCTTTCTCAAGCATTTGCTCTTATTGGAGCCATTGTGCATTTGAATAGAACCCATGATATCATCCGTCTTACCTTTCGACGTTATCATTTCGATGTTACGATTTTCAAAGAGGCTGTTCGTATAGGGCTTCCTACTGGACTTCAACAAGCTTTTGTCGCTATTGGAATGATGATTATGATGCGTCTAGTGAATGGTTTTGGAACCAATACCGTTGCTGCTTATGCTGCAGCCATGCGAATCGATGCTTTTGTCAAAATGCCTGCACTTACTTTTGCTTCGGGATTGTCCTCTTTTGTAGGACAGAACTTAGGTGCGAAGCTAGAGGGTAGGGCTCGTAAAGGATTGAAAAGTACTGTTTTTGTTTCCGGTGCTTATTGTTTGATAGTGGCTATTCTGATATATCTTTTCGGGGAGAATGTGATGTCGTGGTTTACTAAAGATCCAGAAGTGATCTCTATAGGGTATAACTATTTGTGGATCTGTAGTCTAATGTATTGGGCATTCTCACTGATGTTCTCTTTTATAGGATTTCTGAGAGGTGCGGGAGCTACATTGGTACCTATGTATATCACTTTGATTAACTTGTGGATTATCCGTATCCCGTTAGCAATATTCCTATCTAAGAGTTATGGAATAATGGGGCTATGGTCTAGTTTTCCTATATCTTGGGTATTGGGAGCCCTTGGAGCAGGAGGCTACTTCTTTAGTAATCGATGGAGAGGAAAGATTGCAAAGTAA
- a CDS encoding WbqC family protein has product MKKIAILQSNYIPWKGYFDMINLVDEFILFDEVQFTKRDWRNRNQIKTDKGLEWLTIPCNTKSKYNQSIDQTTVSNCKWREKHLSSLRTHYTKAPFYNEIYPQIEALYRTCTSQYISEINHHFITHLCSMMDINTPITNSRDYPSKGHKSQKLLEICQGANAHIYISGPAAKCYLDEMLFNKNRIEVSWMTYDHYPTYPQCYPEFFHHVSILDLLFNVGTKEAIQHLSKKSHLSSITI; this is encoded by the coding sequence ATGAAAAAAATTGCCATATTACAATCCAACTATATCCCATGGAAAGGATATTTCGACATGATAAATCTAGTAGATGAATTCATTCTTTTTGATGAAGTTCAATTTACGAAAAGAGATTGGAGAAATAGAAACCAGATAAAAACAGACAAAGGGCTAGAGTGGTTGACAATTCCATGCAATACCAAGAGTAAATACAATCAATCTATCGACCAAACCACAGTGAGTAACTGTAAATGGAGAGAAAAACATCTCTCTTCATTAAGAACACATTATACTAAAGCACCTTTCTATAACGAGATATATCCACAAATAGAGGCACTATATCGTACCTGTACATCGCAATATATTTCAGAAATCAATCATCATTTCATCACTCACTTATGCAGTATGATGGATATAAACACACCAATTACCAATAGTAGAGATTATCCATCTAAAGGGCACAAGAGCCAGAAACTTCTTGAGATATGTCAAGGTGCCAATGCACATATATATATATCAGGACCTGCTGCAAAATGTTATCTCGATGAAATGCTTTTTAACAAGAACCGAATAGAGGTATCGTGGATGACATATGATCACTACCCCACCTATCCACAATGCTATCCAGAATTTTTCCATCATGTATCCATCTTAGACCTTCTTTTCAATGTAGGAACTAAAGAGGCTATTCAGCACCTCTCAAAAAAATCACATCTCTCTAGTATAACTATATAA
- a CDS encoding Y-family DNA polymerase codes for MGYIGLIDCNNFYVSCERLFDPSLNGEPVAVLSNNDGCIVARSNEVKQLGIPMGAPVFKYREIIEKNNVRLFASNYALYGDISDRIMRVISSEVPALEVYSVDEAFVDLGGMEVDKLQSLAVALKEKIFRWVGVPVSIGIGRTKTLAKVASHIAKKFPQREGVHILEDELLEHKALKWIALGEIWGIGRQLRRRFSYYGAEVAWDFVMLSDSLIRKEGAIDALRIKKELLGESCFEIDSQPSKKKSISSTRTFTKMVTDKQELMSRISNFSVRCAEKLRKEHLCAYEVRLFVATNRNRQDLPQYFQSAYYRFLSPTHDSMYLASTVSNLVEQIYRDGFHYKRAGVIVSDLVDRDSIQLDLFSGTRKIKTDDLLKAWDRLSSTMGRNIVRLGSQYQSALSSKLRSPKYTTRWDDLLPIGKCQPDDSSE; via the coding sequence ATGGGTTATATTGGGCTGATAGATTGTAATAACTTCTATGTTAGCTGTGAACGTCTTTTTGATCCTTCATTAAACGGGGAACCGGTGGCTGTATTATCGAACAATGATGGGTGTATTGTTGCTCGATCTAATGAAGTAAAGCAATTGGGTATTCCAATGGGGGCTCCTGTGTTTAAGTATCGTGAGATTATAGAGAAAAATAATGTTCGCCTGTTTGCTTCTAATTATGCCCTTTATGGAGATATTAGTGACCGTATTATGCGTGTGATTTCATCTGAAGTTCCTGCCTTGGAGGTTTACTCTGTGGATGAGGCTTTTGTCGATTTAGGTGGGATGGAAGTGGATAAACTACAGTCCCTTGCGGTTGCATTGAAAGAGAAAATCTTTCGCTGGGTTGGAGTGCCTGTAAGCATTGGCATTGGGCGTACCAAAACTTTAGCGAAAGTGGCTTCTCATATTGCGAAGAAATTTCCACAACGAGAGGGAGTCCATATTTTAGAAGATGAACTCTTAGAACATAAAGCATTGAAATGGATTGCTTTGGGTGAGATATGGGGAATCGGCCGACAGTTAAGAAGACGTTTTTCTTACTATGGAGCGGAGGTTGCTTGGGATTTTGTGATGCTTTCGGACTCCTTGATTCGCAAAGAGGGAGCCATCGATGCATTGCGTATTAAGAAAGAACTCTTAGGAGAGTCGTGTTTCGAAATCGATAGCCAGCCTTCTAAAAAAAAGAGTATATCTAGTACCCGGACTTTTACAAAGATGGTGACAGATAAACAGGAGTTGATGTCTCGTATATCTAATTTCTCTGTAAGGTGTGCTGAAAAGCTTCGAAAAGAGCATCTATGTGCGTATGAAGTACGTCTTTTTGTTGCAACCAATAGAAATAGGCAAGATCTTCCTCAATATTTTCAAAGTGCTTATTATCGTTTTTTATCCCCTACTCATGATTCGATGTATTTGGCATCTACTGTTTCTAATTTGGTGGAGCAGATATATCGTGATGGTTTTCATTATAAACGTGCTGGAGTGATCGTTTCTGATTTGGTGGATAGAGATAGTATTCAGTTGGATCTATTTTCTGGAACAAGAAAGATAAAGACAGATGATCTACTAAAAGCATGGGATCGTCTCAGTAGTACTATGGGAAGGAATATCGTTCGATTGGGGAGTCAATACCAAAGTGCTCTATCTTCTAAACTTCGCAGTCCTAAATATACTACTAGGTGGGACGACCTTCTTCCTATTGGGAAATGCCAACCAGATGATTCATCAGAATAG